The proteins below come from a single Mycobacterium parmense genomic window:
- a CDS encoding DUF721 family protein codes for MTGDDDREKAEKTSPADDLTGIDLVRRTLEEARAAARAQGKDAGRGQRVPQAPRRVTGQRRSWSGPGPDVRDPQPLGRLARDMAKKRGWSAQVAEGTVLGDWPSVVGHQIADHATPTALNEGVLSVTAESTAWATQLRMIQAQLLAKIAAAVGNGVVTSLKITGPTAPSWRKGPRHISGRGPRDTYG; via the coding sequence ATGACCGGCGACGACGACCGCGAGAAGGCCGAAAAGACAAGTCCAGCAGATGATTTGACTGGCATAGACTTGGTCAGGCGGACTTTGGAGGAGGCGCGCGCGGCGGCGCGGGCGCAGGGCAAGGACGCCGGCCGGGGTCAACGGGTGCCGCAGGCACCGCGCCGCGTCACCGGGCAGCGGCGCAGCTGGTCGGGGCCGGGGCCCGACGTCCGTGATCCACAGCCGCTTGGCCGGTTGGCGCGCGACATGGCGAAAAAGCGAGGCTGGTCGGCGCAGGTCGCCGAGGGCACGGTGCTCGGCGACTGGCCGTCGGTCGTGGGTCACCAGATCGCCGATCACGCGACACCCACGGCACTCAACGAGGGTGTGCTCAGCGTGACGGCGGAGTCGACGGCCTGGGCCACGCAGCTGCGGATGATCCAGGCGCAGCTACTGGCAAAGATCGCCGCGGCGGTCGGCAACGGCGTGGTCACCTCCCTGAAGATCACCGGGCCTACCGCGCCGTCCTGGCGGAAGGGGCCCCGGCACATCTCGGGACGCGGCCCGCGCGACACCTACGGGTAG